atcatctttgtcgtcttcaacaacaaaacacgagttcatcttcaataacaacatcttcatcacaaatctctgtggtcttcatcatcttcattgtctccaccatcttcaacaacactagcagcaagaaaaaaagaagaaaaacgcaCAAATCTCCATCGTTCATCATcatgttcatcatcttcatcgtctccaccGTCTTCAAGGACACTAGCAgcaatacaaaaaagaagaaaaacgcaCAAATCTTTATCGTTCATCATCATGTTCTccatcttcatcgtctccatcatATTCAACAACACTAGcaacaacaaaagagaagaaaaatacacAAATCTTTATCATCAATCATCATGTTCATcgtctgcaaaaaaaaaagaaacaaaaaatggagAGGAGAAAActagatatgaaaataaagagagagaaagtaaatctaagAATGTGATATTTTCTAttgattttttgtatatatgtggtCCCAAAAGGATATTTCTGTCACCCCacaatgacaattacatcatccatgacgtcaccctaggaccaaactataatttttaggaccaaactataatatattttcccaaaaaggaccaaacagacacatgactgggtcaactggactagactctctctaatatattattcctaggactatatggtatttcctactatCTTTAAGGATATCCAGTTTTTTTCCTCTAAACTTGTAGCTTGTTTATTTATCTTTCAGCCACGTATTTGTAATTTTGTGGCCCATGAACTCGCCCATTGGACTAAATCAAACAACTCTACTATGTACTGGTATGTCCCTCCAATATGGCTGATGCTTTTTGTTGAGGAggatcattagcctttttgaaggcttttggttaaaaaaaaaaatcactaacACGCACGTACTAATGCAATTAGAAAAAACCAAACATGATCGTACCAGCACGATTTATAAAGAGGATATCATTATTAACAGGATGATAAGATAAATAAATGCTTCCAGATTTTAAACGTCCGATCGCTATCACCCCGCTACTAATGGTAATATGGTATATCCCTTTACAAGTCATGAAAATCACAACAGGGGAGCATGCGAATAAAATGCTCGACGTTGATGCGGGCAGAATGCGAATAAAATGCTTGACGTTGATGCATGTATGTTGCCTCTCGGTCTAagtgagctttcatggaaatgtCATTTTCTGTTTTCGCAAGTACAAACGGACAGACTTCAATTaccgtcttttttttttcttcttctttttttttttaaacaaaatcAATTATAGTCGATTTCTATAATATTTCCACTTTCCAGAGTCTTTCTTGTCGTTTCCCATTAATAAACTAAATTTCAGGGTAATTGTCGTTTCCTAAATTAGAACAGTTATCGCTATGTAATAATGGAATCTAAATCTTGTTTCATATGGTGATTTCACTTCTTAACTTCCCATGGAATCACGGTATCTCAtgtaaatatattaaaataataataattcccaTAAACCAATCGGACGTCAAATCACATTATATATGGTATTGTCAGATCTCTCACGCCATCAGTCACCACCCATCTCTCTGAACCATTACCTTCACAGAGTCTGTATTATCTTTGGCAATTGGTagaattcatatatatataaggGAAGGGTTGGTTGCAGTAATGGTAGGAGTGAATAAGAAAATTTCTGCAGCATCAGCTAGAGCTCACACAAGAAAAAAGAAGCAGAACAGTGGACTCAAGCTTGCAATGGGTGGGTCTTTCATCTTTTTGAGTTTTCAAAaggtttttatatattttttgcgaAGCAGATCGAAAGTTCTTTTCGGCATAAGTAATTCTTGACTTGAACTGaatatttgtgttttgatttGTAATTTTCAGGGATGTGCAAGACAATATCACTAGTCGTGTTGATGGTGTTTGTGGCATTTGCTTATCAAGCAATTCAGCCTCCGGCGCCAAAGATTTGTGGATCTTCAGATGGCCCACCGATTACCGCACCTAGAGTCAAACTCAGTGATGGAAGACATTTAGCCTACAAAGAACATGGAGTttcaaaagataaagccaaatataAGATTGTTTACATTCATGGATTTGATTCTTTCAGACTAAATCCAATGCCCTTGTCTCAAGTacttttctgtttttgttttgttttgtttctttgcTTTTCAGTTTAGCTGTTGCTTTTTAATTCGGACGGATTTGTTTAGTTGATTAAAGGGTGTGTGGTGATGATAATAACAGGAATTGGCTGAAGATTTAGGGATATATATGGTGTCTTTTGATAGAGCTGGGTACGGAGAAAGTGACCCGAATCCGAAACGTACAGATAAGAGTACTGCTTTAGATGTGGAAGAGCTTGCTGACCAGTTGGGTCTAGGATCCAAATTCTATGTTATTGGATTTTCTATGGGAGGCAAGGCGACTTGGGGCTGCCTCAAATATATCCCTCACCGGTATGGTTTTGGACCttcatttttatctttattgAATTTGATTTGCTGAACAACTTTTGTTGCACTGTCGAAAATATTAATACGCACACTAGTACTGTACAGATAGCACTTTATGCAAAATGGGCTTTCATTTTGATCGGCAAAAGAAAATTTAAAGTTTAAAATATAATTTCAGGTTGATTAGTTTTTTAG
This portion of the Papaver somniferum cultivar HN1 chromosome 11, ASM357369v1, whole genome shotgun sequence genome encodes:
- the LOC113322902 gene encoding uncharacterized protein LOC113322902; the protein is MVGVNKKISAASARAHTRKKKQNSGLKLAMGMCKTISLVVLMVFVAFAYQAIQPPAPKICGSSDGPPITAPRVKLSDGRHLAYKEHGVSKDKAKYKIVYIHGFDSFRLNPMPLSQELAEDLGIYMVSFDRAGYGESDPNPKRTDKSTALDVEELADQLGLGSKFYVIGFSMGGKATWGCLKYIPHRLAGAALLAPVVNYWWPGFPAKLATEAYDLQRAQDQWTLRVSHYAPFLTYWWNTQKWFPASSVVSRVIDIFSKQDLELIPRLLSGDRTQIRQQGESVSIFSDMNVAFGGYTFDPMDLENPFSNNEGTVHLWHGDEDLLVQVSLQRYIAQKLPWIQYHELAGAGHLFPYADGMNDAIVKSLVLGEKK